A part of Oryctolagus cuniculus chromosome 4, mOryCun1.1, whole genome shotgun sequence genomic DNA contains:
- the SAMD7 gene encoding sterile alpha motif domain-containing protein 7 isoform X3, producing the protein MTNPTMAVNPLLTASGQQRIPLVPSPFGPPIVDRDILPSTIAPTDLRQFCVPSQFGSSVLPNTNMPSMLSNHLYSGWGILPSESVKAVTRRNEMTQRRHTARTEMEMYAIYQQRRMEKVSPKGLAGLGVPLLYGSGLPAGLAAYHSRSVHPASDLHFHRSTFRNLQENPMLVATGPHFIDSWGQKCRRLRRGTENQKVLDSDTQSSTTQAEEKILGQIPASPYEETEYAKDLETAAHDNQKSNEIHEKPLSALSSTCGELEPTHRNPWGSQAAPLEAKAWDGGKEKTSEQIFAVCGERNGACPAVPPAALPGTQALVTIREHLCLDADIQKWTVDDVHNFISNLPGCSHYAQVFKDHAIDGETLPLLTEEHLRGTMGLKLGPALKIQSQE; encoded by the exons ATGACGAATCCCACGATGGCTGTAAACCCTTTATTGACAGCTTCTGGGCAGCAGAGGATCCCACTGGTTCCCTCACCATTTGGACCTCCAATTGTGGACAG agaTATATTGCCTTCCACTATAGCACCAACTGACCTGAGACAGTTTTGTGTTCCTTCCCAATTTGGATCCTCTGTTCTACCAAACACAAATATGCCAAGTATGTTGTCTAATCATCTCTACTCAG gttgggGCATTTTACCATCTGAATCTGTAAAGGCAGTGACCAGAAGGAATGAAATGACCCAAAGGCGTCATACTGCCAG GACAGAAATGGAAATGTATGCTATTTACCAGCAAAGGAGAATGGAAAAAGTTAGTCCTAAGGGGCTAGCAGGCCTAGGTGTACCATTGCTGTATGGTTCTGGTCTCCCAGCTGGCCTGGCTGCCTATCACAGCCGGAGTGTGCACCCTGCCAGCGACCTGCATTTTCACAGAAGCACCTTCAGAAACCTTCAGGAAAACCCCATGCTGGTGGCAACCGGCCCACACTTTATAGACAGCTGGGGACAGAAATGCCGTCGACTCAGAAGAGGCACGGAGAATCAGAAAGTTCTAGACAGTGATACTCAGAGTTCCACAACTCAAGCAGAGGAAAAAATCCTAGGCCAGATTCCTGCAAGTCCCTATGAAGAGACTGAGTATGCAAAAGACCTGGAAACTGCAGCGCATGACAATCAGAAGTCAAATGAAATCCATGAAAAGCCGCTGAGTGCTCTTTCCAGTACCTGTGGAGAGCTTGAGCCCACTCACAGGAATCCCTGGGGATCCCAGGCGGCTCCCCTGGAAGCAAAGGCCTGGGATGGTGGGAAAGAGAAGACTTCAGAGCAGATCTTTGCAGTCTGTGGGGAAAGGAATGGGGCTTGTCCTGCAGTTCCTCCAGCGGCTCTGCCAG gaacccaggcacttgttACAATCAGAGAACATCTGTGTTTGGATGCAGATATTCAGAAATGGACAGTGGACGATGTGCACAACTTCATCAGCAACCTTCCCGGTTGTTCACACTATGCTCAG